One Chelonoidis abingdonii isolate Lonesome George chromosome 18, CheloAbing_2.0, whole genome shotgun sequence genomic region harbors:
- the FDXACB1 gene encoding ferredoxin-fold anticodon-binding domain-containing protein 1 isoform X1: MKWGGPFPPKREDFDTMRPTRRLLLVGEGNFSFSASLCDASNREACIIATCFESEERVSRQALAKTNIQYLRGKGVEVCFCVDCTKLKDYFLPAKRNFDCIYFNFPHCGRKAGVTKNRELLMKFFCSCADMLTEKGEVHVALCKGQGGTPADQPMREWHNSWQVVAMAAEAGFILSDVHPFNLEDVHGYKCTGYRSQDKSFPVEGALNHIFTWGLPFPHPRPVICQTELEGKRVSFQVPEIFVDKINRRFLDTNSDHPVRTINEKLIAQLSQTFPLQRVDHSLSLLHQGCLSAVPQSNGFWIIPNTEENPNSDPIGKGTARGILFPGVRFCRDIDQDDRMKTQEGDPLSEHYLRSSLLVHVQDVIRRLSFLPGTLHVLSGPVFRKCLISPRTLPVFHETLFMCAVDKGTEGSCIQMLMDNIKNTLSSLLPSLSCFTLNSTVEEPKSSETIELNDSVRPDPHLDKTQYFICVKTNTSDSKASVSCIGAISAAPCGPISCELGIVCASVNLDLVAMQICGISDWRMLWTVDERFLNQFIGGELGPFKSFSLYPPSYVHDVSFWVPECEQFDEVAFHTIARCVSQETVVSIQLLDRFQHPQTGQISLCYRLTFQSCDKALTHQQVAEMQMQFRKEIQQCLQVTLR, translated from the exons ATGAAGTGGGGAGGCCCTTTTCCCCCAAAGAGGGAG GATTTTGATACCATGAGACCCACCCGCCGACTCCTTCTAGTTGGGGAAGGAAACTtctccttctctgcctccttgTGTGATGCAAGCAATCGTGAGGCTTGTATCATTGCCACTTGCTTTGAGAGCGAAGAGAGAGTTTCCAGACAGGCACTTGCTAAAACGAACATACAGTATCTGAGagggaaag GGGTTGAAGTTTGCTTTTGTGTGGACTGTACCAAACTGAAGGATTACTTTTTGCCAGCAAAGAGAAATTTTGATTGCATTTATTTCAATTTCCCTCACTGTGGGAGGAAAGCTGGGGTGACAAAGAATAGAGAGCTTCTTATGAAGTTTTTCTGTAG CTGTGCAGACATGCTCACAGAGAAGGGAGAGGTCCATGTGGCTCTTTGCAAAGGGCAGGGAGGGACGCCTGCTGACCAGCCAATGAGAGAGTGGCACAACAGCTGGCAAGTTGTGGCTATGGCAGCGGAAGCAGGATTTATCTTGAGTGATGTTCATCCCTTCAACTTAGAGGATGTTCATGGATATAAGTGCACTGGCTACAG GAGTCAGGATAAATCCTTCCCTGTAGAAGGTGCATTAAACCACATCTTCACTTGGGGCTTGCCATTTCCACATCCCAGGCCTGTGATCTGCCAAACTGAACTGGAGGGCAAGAGGGTTTCCTTCCAGGTTCCAGAAATATTTGTGGATAAAATTAACAG gCGTTTCCTAGATACCAATTCAGATCATCCTGTAAGAACTATAAATGAAAAGCTCATTGCTCAACTCAGTCAAACCTTCCCATTACAAAGGGTTGACCACTCCCTGTCTCTCCTGCACCAAGGCTGCCTCAGTGCTGTTCCTCAGTCAAACGGCTTTTGGATCATTCCCAACACAGAGGAAAATCCAAACTCTGATCCTATAGGTAAGGGAACAGCAAGAGGTATCTTATTTCCTGGCGTTCGTTTCTGCAGGGACATAGACCAAGATGACAGAATGAAGACTCAGGAAGGAGACCCGCTCTCAGAACATTATCTTAGATCTTCCCTTCTGGTTCATGTTCAGGATGTGATACGAAGGCTGAGCTTTCTCCCTGGGACTCTGCATGTTCTCAGTGGGCCTGTCTTTAGGAAGTGTCTGATCTCTCCACGCACACTGCCTGTTTTTCATGAGACTCTTTTTATGTGTGCAGTTGATAAGGGTACAGAGGGCAGCTGTATCCAGATGCTTATGGATAATATTAAGAACACTTTAAGTTCTCTGCTCCCATCTCTTTCATGTTTTACATTGAACTCCACAGTGGAAGAACCAAAAAGCTCTGAAACAATTGAGCTAAATGATTCAGTCAGGCCTGACCCTCACCTTGATAAAACTCAATATTTCATCTGTGTGAAAACTAACACTTCAGACTCCAAAGCCAGTGTCTCTTGCATAGGAGCCATATCAGCAGCTCCCTGTGGGCCAATAAGCTGTGAACTGGGCATTGTGTGTGCATCAGTGAATCTTGACCTGGTAGCCATGCAAATTTGTGGAATTTCTGACTGGCGAATGCTATGGACTGTAGATGAGCGTTTTCTGAATCAGTTTATTGGAGGAGAGTTAGGACCTTTCAAGAGCTTTTCACTCTATCCACCTTCCTATGTGCACGATGTCAGCTTCTGGGTTCCTGAGTGTGAACAGTTTGACGAAGTGGCATTTCACACTATTGCCAGGTGTGTGTCACAGGAAACTGTTGTGTCCATTCAACTCCTTGACAGATTTCAGCATCCACAAACTGGACAAATCAGCCTCTGCTACAGACTAACCTTCCAGTCCTGTGACAAGGCTCTTACTCACCAGCAGGTGGCAGAGATGCAGATGCAGTTTAGAAAGGAGATACAGCAATGTTTGCAGGTAACTCTTAGGTAA
- the FDXACB1 gene encoding ferredoxin-fold anticodon-binding domain-containing protein 1 isoform X4: MKWGGPFPPKREDFDTMRPTRRLLLVGEGNFSFSASLCDASNREACIIATCFESEERVSRQALAKTNIQYLRGKGVEVCFCVDCTKLKDYFLPAKRNFDCIYFNFPHCGRKAGVTKNRELLMKFFCRSQDKSFPVEGALNHIFTWGLPFPHPRPVICQTELEGKRVSFQVPEIFVDKINRRFLDTNSDHPVRTINEKLIAQLSQTFPLQRVDHSLSLLHQGCLSAVPQSNGFWIIPNTEENPNSDPIGKGTARGILFPGVRFCRDIDQDDRMKTQEGDPLSEHYLRSSLLVHVQDVIRRLSFLPGTLHVLSGPVFRKCLISPRTLPVFHETLFMCAVDKGTEGSCIQMLMDNIKNTLSSLLPSLSCFTLNSTVEEPKSSETIELNDSVRPDPHLDKTQYFICVKTNTSDSKASVSCIGAISAAPCGPISCELGIVCASVNLDLVAMQICGISDWRMLWTVDERFLNQFIGGELGPFKSFSLYPPSYVHDVSFWVPECEQFDEVAFHTIARCVSQETVVSIQLLDRFQHPQTGQISLCYRLTFQSCDKALTHQQVAEMQMQFRKEIQQCLQVTLR; encoded by the exons ATGAAGTGGGGAGGCCCTTTTCCCCCAAAGAGGGAG GATTTTGATACCATGAGACCCACCCGCCGACTCCTTCTAGTTGGGGAAGGAAACTtctccttctctgcctccttgTGTGATGCAAGCAATCGTGAGGCTTGTATCATTGCCACTTGCTTTGAGAGCGAAGAGAGAGTTTCCAGACAGGCACTTGCTAAAACGAACATACAGTATCTGAGagggaaag GGGTTGAAGTTTGCTTTTGTGTGGACTGTACCAAACTGAAGGATTACTTTTTGCCAGCAAAGAGAAATTTTGATTGCATTTATTTCAATTTCCCTCACTGTGGGAGGAAAGCTGGGGTGACAAAGAATAGAGAGCTTCTTATGAAGTTTTTCTGTAG GAGTCAGGATAAATCCTTCCCTGTAGAAGGTGCATTAAACCACATCTTCACTTGGGGCTTGCCATTTCCACATCCCAGGCCTGTGATCTGCCAAACTGAACTGGAGGGCAAGAGGGTTTCCTTCCAGGTTCCAGAAATATTTGTGGATAAAATTAACAG gCGTTTCCTAGATACCAATTCAGATCATCCTGTAAGAACTATAAATGAAAAGCTCATTGCTCAACTCAGTCAAACCTTCCCATTACAAAGGGTTGACCACTCCCTGTCTCTCCTGCACCAAGGCTGCCTCAGTGCTGTTCCTCAGTCAAACGGCTTTTGGATCATTCCCAACACAGAGGAAAATCCAAACTCTGATCCTATAGGTAAGGGAACAGCAAGAGGTATCTTATTTCCTGGCGTTCGTTTCTGCAGGGACATAGACCAAGATGACAGAATGAAGACTCAGGAAGGAGACCCGCTCTCAGAACATTATCTTAGATCTTCCCTTCTGGTTCATGTTCAGGATGTGATACGAAGGCTGAGCTTTCTCCCTGGGACTCTGCATGTTCTCAGTGGGCCTGTCTTTAGGAAGTGTCTGATCTCTCCACGCACACTGCCTGTTTTTCATGAGACTCTTTTTATGTGTGCAGTTGATAAGGGTACAGAGGGCAGCTGTATCCAGATGCTTATGGATAATATTAAGAACACTTTAAGTTCTCTGCTCCCATCTCTTTCATGTTTTACATTGAACTCCACAGTGGAAGAACCAAAAAGCTCTGAAACAATTGAGCTAAATGATTCAGTCAGGCCTGACCCTCACCTTGATAAAACTCAATATTTCATCTGTGTGAAAACTAACACTTCAGACTCCAAAGCCAGTGTCTCTTGCATAGGAGCCATATCAGCAGCTCCCTGTGGGCCAATAAGCTGTGAACTGGGCATTGTGTGTGCATCAGTGAATCTTGACCTGGTAGCCATGCAAATTTGTGGAATTTCTGACTGGCGAATGCTATGGACTGTAGATGAGCGTTTTCTGAATCAGTTTATTGGAGGAGAGTTAGGACCTTTCAAGAGCTTTTCACTCTATCCACCTTCCTATGTGCACGATGTCAGCTTCTGGGTTCCTGAGTGTGAACAGTTTGACGAAGTGGCATTTCACACTATTGCCAGGTGTGTGTCACAGGAAACTGTTGTGTCCATTCAACTCCTTGACAGATTTCAGCATCCACAAACTGGACAAATCAGCCTCTGCTACAGACTAACCTTCCAGTCCTGTGACAAGGCTCTTACTCACCAGCAGGTGGCAGAGATGCAGATGCAGTTTAGAAAGGAGATACAGCAATGTTTGCAGGTAACTCTTAGGTAA
- the FDXACB1 gene encoding ferredoxin-fold anticodon-binding domain-containing protein 1 isoform X5 gives MKFFCSCADMLTEKGEVHVALCKGQGGTPADQPMREWHNSWQVVAMAAEAGFILSDVHPFNLEDVHGYKCTGYRSQDKSFPVEGALNHIFTWGLPFPHPRPVICQTELEGKRVSFQVPEIFVDKINRRFLDTNSDHPVRTINEKLIAQLSQTFPLQRVDHSLSLLHQGCLSAVPQSNGFWIIPNTEENPNSDPIGKGTARGILFPGVRFCRDIDQDDRMKTQEGDPLSEHYLRSSLLVHVQDVIRRLSFLPGTLHVLSGPVFRKCLISPRTLPVFHETLFMCAVDKGTEGSCIQMLMDNIKNTLSSLLPSLSCFTLNSTVEEPKSSETIELNDSVRPDPHLDKTQYFICVKTNTSDSKASVSCIGAISAAPCGPISCELGIVCASVNLDLVAMQICGISDWRMLWTVDERFLNQFIGGELGPFKSFSLYPPSYVHDVSFWVPECEQFDEVAFHTIARCVSQETVVSIQLLDRFQHPQTGQISLCYRLTFQSCDKALTHQQVAEMQMQFRKEIQQCLQVTLR, from the exons ATGAAGTTTTTCTGTAG CTGTGCAGACATGCTCACAGAGAAGGGAGAGGTCCATGTGGCTCTTTGCAAAGGGCAGGGAGGGACGCCTGCTGACCAGCCAATGAGAGAGTGGCACAACAGCTGGCAAGTTGTGGCTATGGCAGCGGAAGCAGGATTTATCTTGAGTGATGTTCATCCCTTCAACTTAGAGGATGTTCATGGATATAAGTGCACTGGCTACAG GAGTCAGGATAAATCCTTCCCTGTAGAAGGTGCATTAAACCACATCTTCACTTGGGGCTTGCCATTTCCACATCCCAGGCCTGTGATCTGCCAAACTGAACTGGAGGGCAAGAGGGTTTCCTTCCAGGTTCCAGAAATATTTGTGGATAAAATTAACAG gCGTTTCCTAGATACCAATTCAGATCATCCTGTAAGAACTATAAATGAAAAGCTCATTGCTCAACTCAGTCAAACCTTCCCATTACAAAGGGTTGACCACTCCCTGTCTCTCCTGCACCAAGGCTGCCTCAGTGCTGTTCCTCAGTCAAACGGCTTTTGGATCATTCCCAACACAGAGGAAAATCCAAACTCTGATCCTATAGGTAAGGGAACAGCAAGAGGTATCTTATTTCCTGGCGTTCGTTTCTGCAGGGACATAGACCAAGATGACAGAATGAAGACTCAGGAAGGAGACCCGCTCTCAGAACATTATCTTAGATCTTCCCTTCTGGTTCATGTTCAGGATGTGATACGAAGGCTGAGCTTTCTCCCTGGGACTCTGCATGTTCTCAGTGGGCCTGTCTTTAGGAAGTGTCTGATCTCTCCACGCACACTGCCTGTTTTTCATGAGACTCTTTTTATGTGTGCAGTTGATAAGGGTACAGAGGGCAGCTGTATCCAGATGCTTATGGATAATATTAAGAACACTTTAAGTTCTCTGCTCCCATCTCTTTCATGTTTTACATTGAACTCCACAGTGGAAGAACCAAAAAGCTCTGAAACAATTGAGCTAAATGATTCAGTCAGGCCTGACCCTCACCTTGATAAAACTCAATATTTCATCTGTGTGAAAACTAACACTTCAGACTCCAAAGCCAGTGTCTCTTGCATAGGAGCCATATCAGCAGCTCCCTGTGGGCCAATAAGCTGTGAACTGGGCATTGTGTGTGCATCAGTGAATCTTGACCTGGTAGCCATGCAAATTTGTGGAATTTCTGACTGGCGAATGCTATGGACTGTAGATGAGCGTTTTCTGAATCAGTTTATTGGAGGAGAGTTAGGACCTTTCAAGAGCTTTTCACTCTATCCACCTTCCTATGTGCACGATGTCAGCTTCTGGGTTCCTGAGTGTGAACAGTTTGACGAAGTGGCATTTCACACTATTGCCAGGTGTGTGTCACAGGAAACTGTTGTGTCCATTCAACTCCTTGACAGATTTCAGCATCCACAAACTGGACAAATCAGCCTCTGCTACAGACTAACCTTCCAGTCCTGTGACAAGGCTCTTACTCACCAGCAGGTGGCAGAGATGCAGATGCAGTTTAGAAAGGAGATACAGCAATGTTTGCAGGTAACTCTTAGGTAA
- the FDXACB1 gene encoding ferredoxin-fold anticodon-binding domain-containing protein 1 isoform X2, giving the protein MRPTRRLLLVGEGNFSFSASLCDASNREACIIATCFESEERVSRQALAKTNIQYLRGKGVEVCFCVDCTKLKDYFLPAKRNFDCIYFNFPHCGRKAGVTKNRELLMKFFCSCADMLTEKGEVHVALCKGQGGTPADQPMREWHNSWQVVAMAAEAGFILSDVHPFNLEDVHGYKCTGYRSQDKSFPVEGALNHIFTWGLPFPHPRPVICQTELEGKRVSFQVPEIFVDKINRRFLDTNSDHPVRTINEKLIAQLSQTFPLQRVDHSLSLLHQGCLSAVPQSNGFWIIPNTEENPNSDPIGKGTARGILFPGVRFCRDIDQDDRMKTQEGDPLSEHYLRSSLLVHVQDVIRRLSFLPGTLHVLSGPVFRKCLISPRTLPVFHETLFMCAVDKGTEGSCIQMLMDNIKNTLSSLLPSLSCFTLNSTVEEPKSSETIELNDSVRPDPHLDKTQYFICVKTNTSDSKASVSCIGAISAAPCGPISCELGIVCASVNLDLVAMQICGISDWRMLWTVDERFLNQFIGGELGPFKSFSLYPPSYVHDVSFWVPECEQFDEVAFHTIARCVSQETVVSIQLLDRFQHPQTGQISLCYRLTFQSCDKALTHQQVAEMQMQFRKEIQQCLQVTLR; this is encoded by the exons ATGAGACCCACCCGCCGACTCCTTCTAGTTGGGGAAGGAAACTtctccttctctgcctccttgTGTGATGCAAGCAATCGTGAGGCTTGTATCATTGCCACTTGCTTTGAGAGCGAAGAGAGAGTTTCCAGACAGGCACTTGCTAAAACGAACATACAGTATCTGAGagggaaag GGGTTGAAGTTTGCTTTTGTGTGGACTGTACCAAACTGAAGGATTACTTTTTGCCAGCAAAGAGAAATTTTGATTGCATTTATTTCAATTTCCCTCACTGTGGGAGGAAAGCTGGGGTGACAAAGAATAGAGAGCTTCTTATGAAGTTTTTCTGTAG CTGTGCAGACATGCTCACAGAGAAGGGAGAGGTCCATGTGGCTCTTTGCAAAGGGCAGGGAGGGACGCCTGCTGACCAGCCAATGAGAGAGTGGCACAACAGCTGGCAAGTTGTGGCTATGGCAGCGGAAGCAGGATTTATCTTGAGTGATGTTCATCCCTTCAACTTAGAGGATGTTCATGGATATAAGTGCACTGGCTACAG GAGTCAGGATAAATCCTTCCCTGTAGAAGGTGCATTAAACCACATCTTCACTTGGGGCTTGCCATTTCCACATCCCAGGCCTGTGATCTGCCAAACTGAACTGGAGGGCAAGAGGGTTTCCTTCCAGGTTCCAGAAATATTTGTGGATAAAATTAACAG gCGTTTCCTAGATACCAATTCAGATCATCCTGTAAGAACTATAAATGAAAAGCTCATTGCTCAACTCAGTCAAACCTTCCCATTACAAAGGGTTGACCACTCCCTGTCTCTCCTGCACCAAGGCTGCCTCAGTGCTGTTCCTCAGTCAAACGGCTTTTGGATCATTCCCAACACAGAGGAAAATCCAAACTCTGATCCTATAGGTAAGGGAACAGCAAGAGGTATCTTATTTCCTGGCGTTCGTTTCTGCAGGGACATAGACCAAGATGACAGAATGAAGACTCAGGAAGGAGACCCGCTCTCAGAACATTATCTTAGATCTTCCCTTCTGGTTCATGTTCAGGATGTGATACGAAGGCTGAGCTTTCTCCCTGGGACTCTGCATGTTCTCAGTGGGCCTGTCTTTAGGAAGTGTCTGATCTCTCCACGCACACTGCCTGTTTTTCATGAGACTCTTTTTATGTGTGCAGTTGATAAGGGTACAGAGGGCAGCTGTATCCAGATGCTTATGGATAATATTAAGAACACTTTAAGTTCTCTGCTCCCATCTCTTTCATGTTTTACATTGAACTCCACAGTGGAAGAACCAAAAAGCTCTGAAACAATTGAGCTAAATGATTCAGTCAGGCCTGACCCTCACCTTGATAAAACTCAATATTTCATCTGTGTGAAAACTAACACTTCAGACTCCAAAGCCAGTGTCTCTTGCATAGGAGCCATATCAGCAGCTCCCTGTGGGCCAATAAGCTGTGAACTGGGCATTGTGTGTGCATCAGTGAATCTTGACCTGGTAGCCATGCAAATTTGTGGAATTTCTGACTGGCGAATGCTATGGACTGTAGATGAGCGTTTTCTGAATCAGTTTATTGGAGGAGAGTTAGGACCTTTCAAGAGCTTTTCACTCTATCCACCTTCCTATGTGCACGATGTCAGCTTCTGGGTTCCTGAGTGTGAACAGTTTGACGAAGTGGCATTTCACACTATTGCCAGGTGTGTGTCACAGGAAACTGTTGTGTCCATTCAACTCCTTGACAGATTTCAGCATCCACAAACTGGACAAATCAGCCTCTGCTACAGACTAACCTTCCAGTCCTGTGACAAGGCTCTTACTCACCAGCAGGTGGCAGAGATGCAGATGCAGTTTAGAAAGGAGATACAGCAATGTTTGCAGGTAACTCTTAGGTAA
- the FDXACB1 gene encoding ferredoxin-fold anticodon-binding domain-containing protein 1 isoform X3, which translates to MLSIPHSCLGVEVCFCVDCTKLKDYFLPAKRNFDCIYFNFPHCGRKAGVTKNRELLMKFFCSCADMLTEKGEVHVALCKGQGGTPADQPMREWHNSWQVVAMAAEAGFILSDVHPFNLEDVHGYKCTGYRSQDKSFPVEGALNHIFTWGLPFPHPRPVICQTELEGKRVSFQVPEIFVDKINRRFLDTNSDHPVRTINEKLIAQLSQTFPLQRVDHSLSLLHQGCLSAVPQSNGFWIIPNTEENPNSDPIGKGTARGILFPGVRFCRDIDQDDRMKTQEGDPLSEHYLRSSLLVHVQDVIRRLSFLPGTLHVLSGPVFRKCLISPRTLPVFHETLFMCAVDKGTEGSCIQMLMDNIKNTLSSLLPSLSCFTLNSTVEEPKSSETIELNDSVRPDPHLDKTQYFICVKTNTSDSKASVSCIGAISAAPCGPISCELGIVCASVNLDLVAMQICGISDWRMLWTVDERFLNQFIGGELGPFKSFSLYPPSYVHDVSFWVPECEQFDEVAFHTIARCVSQETVVSIQLLDRFQHPQTGQISLCYRLTFQSCDKALTHQQVAEMQMQFRKEIQQCLQVTLR; encoded by the exons ATGCTAAGTATCCCCCACAGCTGTCTGG GGGTTGAAGTTTGCTTTTGTGTGGACTGTACCAAACTGAAGGATTACTTTTTGCCAGCAAAGAGAAATTTTGATTGCATTTATTTCAATTTCCCTCACTGTGGGAGGAAAGCTGGGGTGACAAAGAATAGAGAGCTTCTTATGAAGTTTTTCTGTAG CTGTGCAGACATGCTCACAGAGAAGGGAGAGGTCCATGTGGCTCTTTGCAAAGGGCAGGGAGGGACGCCTGCTGACCAGCCAATGAGAGAGTGGCACAACAGCTGGCAAGTTGTGGCTATGGCAGCGGAAGCAGGATTTATCTTGAGTGATGTTCATCCCTTCAACTTAGAGGATGTTCATGGATATAAGTGCACTGGCTACAG GAGTCAGGATAAATCCTTCCCTGTAGAAGGTGCATTAAACCACATCTTCACTTGGGGCTTGCCATTTCCACATCCCAGGCCTGTGATCTGCCAAACTGAACTGGAGGGCAAGAGGGTTTCCTTCCAGGTTCCAGAAATATTTGTGGATAAAATTAACAG gCGTTTCCTAGATACCAATTCAGATCATCCTGTAAGAACTATAAATGAAAAGCTCATTGCTCAACTCAGTCAAACCTTCCCATTACAAAGGGTTGACCACTCCCTGTCTCTCCTGCACCAAGGCTGCCTCAGTGCTGTTCCTCAGTCAAACGGCTTTTGGATCATTCCCAACACAGAGGAAAATCCAAACTCTGATCCTATAGGTAAGGGAACAGCAAGAGGTATCTTATTTCCTGGCGTTCGTTTCTGCAGGGACATAGACCAAGATGACAGAATGAAGACTCAGGAAGGAGACCCGCTCTCAGAACATTATCTTAGATCTTCCCTTCTGGTTCATGTTCAGGATGTGATACGAAGGCTGAGCTTTCTCCCTGGGACTCTGCATGTTCTCAGTGGGCCTGTCTTTAGGAAGTGTCTGATCTCTCCACGCACACTGCCTGTTTTTCATGAGACTCTTTTTATGTGTGCAGTTGATAAGGGTACAGAGGGCAGCTGTATCCAGATGCTTATGGATAATATTAAGAACACTTTAAGTTCTCTGCTCCCATCTCTTTCATGTTTTACATTGAACTCCACAGTGGAAGAACCAAAAAGCTCTGAAACAATTGAGCTAAATGATTCAGTCAGGCCTGACCCTCACCTTGATAAAACTCAATATTTCATCTGTGTGAAAACTAACACTTCAGACTCCAAAGCCAGTGTCTCTTGCATAGGAGCCATATCAGCAGCTCCCTGTGGGCCAATAAGCTGTGAACTGGGCATTGTGTGTGCATCAGTGAATCTTGACCTGGTAGCCATGCAAATTTGTGGAATTTCTGACTGGCGAATGCTATGGACTGTAGATGAGCGTTTTCTGAATCAGTTTATTGGAGGAGAGTTAGGACCTTTCAAGAGCTTTTCACTCTATCCACCTTCCTATGTGCACGATGTCAGCTTCTGGGTTCCTGAGTGTGAACAGTTTGACGAAGTGGCATTTCACACTATTGCCAGGTGTGTGTCACAGGAAACTGTTGTGTCCATTCAACTCCTTGACAGATTTCAGCATCCACAAACTGGACAAATCAGCCTCTGCTACAGACTAACCTTCCAGTCCTGTGACAAGGCTCTTACTCACCAGCAGGTGGCAGAGATGCAGATGCAGTTTAGAAAGGAGATACAGCAATGTTTGCAGGTAACTCTTAGGTAA
- the CFAP68 gene encoding cilia- and flagella-associated protein 68 codes for MVMSLSCFYDPHHGSLIHATGHAEVWTDWNSTSKFSQYGWRCTTNEDAYSNKTLMGNWNQERYDIRKVAQPKPLPSQYAHYFESVYSSDYNKERHHGSRRFKREPHWFPGHQPELEPPPFKPTARSCYMIDYGPPQGRTPLICEMLGKEQEGTQQKQ; via the exons ATG GTCATGTCCCTATCTTGTTTCTATGACCCTCACCATGGTTCCTTGATACATGCCACCGGACATGCGGAAGTGTGGACAGACTGGAATAGCACTTCCAAGTTTAGCCAGTATGGCTGGAGATGCACCACCAATGAGGATGCTTACTCCAACAAAACCCTTATGGGGAATTGGAACCAGGAGCGGTATGATATCCGGAAAGTCGCACAGCCCAAACCGCTTCCTTCCCAG TATGCTCACTACTTTGAATCCGTTTATTCGTCAGATTACAACAAGGAAAGGCATCACGGCTCAAGAA GATTTAAACGAGAACCTCATTGGTTTCCTGGACACCAGCCTGAGCTGGAACCCCCTCCATTCAAACCGACTGCACGGTCCTGCTACATGATAGATTACGGACCTCCTCAAGGCAGAACTCCCCTCATTTGTGAAATGTTGGGGAAAGAACAGGAGGGGACACAGCAGAAGCaatag
- the CRYAB gene encoding alpha-crystallin B chain yields the protein MDIAIHHPLIRRPLFSFLTPTRIFDQSFGEHLSESELFPTSGALSPFLMRFPFLRTPSWLETGFSEMRLEKDKFSVNVDVKHFSPEELKVKVLGDVIEVHGKHEERQDEHGFIAREFNRKYRIPADVDPLSITSSLSSDGVLTVNGPRKQTDVPERTIPITREEKSAIAGAQRK from the exons ATGGATATCGCCATTCACCACCCCTTGATCCGCAGACCCCTGTTTTCCTTCTTGACACCAACACGAATCTTTGACCAGAGCTTCGGAGAGCATCTCTCAGAGTCTGAGCTGTTCCCTACCTCGGGCGCTCTCAGCCCTTTCCTGATGAGATTCCCCTTCCTAAGGACACCCAGCTGGCTAGAGACGGGATTCTCAGAG ATGCGACTGGAGAAGGACAAGTTTTCCGTAAATGTTGATGTGAAGCATTTCTCTCCCGAGGAACTAAAAGTCAAGGTGTTGGGGGATGTGATCGAGGTCCATGGAAAACACGAGGAGCGCCAG GATGAGCATGGCTTCATTGCCAGGGAGTTCAACAGGAAATACAGGATCCCAGCAGATGTGGATCCTCTGTCCATCACCTCATCCCTGTCTTCGGATGGAGTCCTGACAGTGAATGGACCAAGAAAACAAACCGATGTTCCTGAGCGCACCATTCCCATCACCCGCGAGGAGAAATCTGCCATCGCAGGGGCCCAGAGGAAGTAG
- the HSPB2 gene encoding heat shock protein beta-2 produces MAERTVPHAYPMSTEYEFANPSKIYDQNFGEGVSPAEILAPTLYHGYYIRPRINKQLDRGISEINLNEHKFQVFLDVCHFLPDEISVRTVDNLLEVTAQHSQKADRHGFISREFTRTYILPLDVDPLRVKATLSHDGILSVEAPRTGGEVKARIKDVKITHQDQPVGMGENLDKGKRQTEP; encoded by the exons ATGGCTGAGCGGACGGTCCCCCATGCCTATCCCATGAGCACGGAATACGAGTTCGCCAACCCCAGCAAGATCTATGACCAGAACTTTGGGGAAG GTGTGTCCCCTGCAGAGATTTTAGCCCCCACCTTGTATCATGGGTACTACATCAGACCCCGGATCAACAAGCAGCTGGACCGGGGGATCTCCGAGATCAACCTCAATGAGCACAAATTTCAGGTATTTCTGGATGTCTGCCACTTCCTGCCTGACGAGATCTCCGTCCGCACAGTGGACAACCTGCTGGAGGTGACAGCTCAGCACTCCCAGAAAGCTGACCGCCATGGCTTCATCTCCCGGGAATTCACCAGGACATACATCCTTCCACTGGATGTTGACCCCCTGCGAGTTAAAGCCACGCTGTCCCATGATGGCATCTTGAGTGTTGAGGCTCCCCGAActggaggggaagtgaaggctaGAATCAAGGATGTGAAAATAACTCACCAAGATCAGCCAGTGGGGATGGGAGAAAACCTGGATAAGGGGAAGAGACAAACTGAGCCCTAA